A section of the Salmo salar chromosome ssa05, Ssal_v3.1, whole genome shotgun sequence genome encodes:
- the LOC106605206 gene encoding ADP-ribosylation factor-like protein 4A, producing MGNRLSEPQTFLSRIPFFQSFHIAILGLDSAGKTTVLYRLQFNEFVNTVPTKGFNAEKVNVSLGGHRTVTFHFWDVGGQEKLRPLWKSYTRCTDGIVFVVDSVDAERMEEAKTELHKIAKTGDNQGVPLLVVANKQDLRHSLSLAEIEKALALKELGPGTPWHLQPTCAIIGDGLKDGIERLHDMILKRRKMLRQQKKKR from the coding sequence ATGGGGAATAGATTATCAGAACCACAGACCTTCCTCTCAAGAATCCCCTTCTTTCAGTCATTCCATATCGCCATTTTGGGACTGGACTCTGCAGGTAAAACAACTGTCCTGTATAGGTTGCAGTTCAATGAGTTTGTCAACACAGTGCCTACCAAAGGCTTCAACGCAGAAAAGGTCAATGTGTCTTTGGGCGGCCACAGGACAGTGACCTTCCATTTCTGGGACGTGGGTGGTCAAGAGAAGTTGCGTCCATTGTGGAAGTCATACACACGCTGTACCGACGGAATTGTATTCGTGGTGGACTCTGTAGATGCCGAACGCATGGAGGAGGCTAAAACGGAGCTCCATAAGATCGCCAAGACCGGAGACAACCAGGGAGTGCCACTTCTAGTGGTGGCTAACAAGCAAGACCTGAGGCACTCTCTGAGCCTGGCGGAGATTGAAAAGGCGCTAGCGTTGAAGGAACTGGGCCCTGGCACGCCTTGGCACCTGCAGCCCACCTGTGCCATCATAGGAGACGGACTGAAAGATGGCATTGAGAGACTCCATGACATGATCCTTAAACGGAGAAAGATGCTCCGCCAACAGAAGAAAAAGAGATGA